In Isoptericola variabilis 225, the genomic window GAGCGTGACGACGAGCATGGCCTTGCGGCCGATCTTGTCTCCGTAGTGCCCGGCGAGGAACGCGCCGAGCGGCCGGAAGAGGAAGCTGATGCCGACGGTCGCGAAGGACAGCAGCGTGGCAGCCCCCGGCCCGGCCGGGGCGAAGAACAGCGCGCCGAAGACGAGCCCCGCCGCGCTGGCGTAGAGGAAGAAGTCGTACCACTCGATCGTGGTACCGATGACGGTCGCCATCGCGACGCGCCTGAGCTCCCGGCGCCGGGCGTCGGGAGCGGCGGTGGCAGCAGTGCTCACGGTCATGGTGCGGTCGACCTCTCTGTCAGTCCGCGAGTTGGTGGACGGCGATGATCGTATATGATCGCGGATACGACACGACAAGGGGGTCCCATGGTCACCGACGATCGACGCCGCCCCGGCAAGATCATCGCCGTCCACCTCAACTACGCCTCGCGTGCCGCGCAGCGCGGGCGCACCCCGGCCCAGCCCAGCTACTTCCTCAAGCCGGCGTCGTCCCTCGGCGTCACGGGCGGCACGGTCGAGCGGCCGCTCGGCACCGAGCTCCTCGCGTTCGAGGGCGAGGTCGCGCTCGTCATCGGCACCGCCGCGCGGTGGGTCTCCCCCGAGGACGGCTGGTCCCACGTCGCCGCCGTCACCGCCGCCAACGACTTCGGCCTCTACGACCTGCGCACCGCGGACAAGGGCTCGAACCTGCGCTCCAAGGGCGGCGACGGGTTCACCCCGCTGGGCCCCGAGCTCGTCCCCGCCTCCGCGGTCGACCCCGCGGGGCTGCGCGTGCGCACCTGGGTCAACGGCGACCTGGTGCAGGAGGACACGACCGACACCCTGCTGTTCGACTTCGGCCGCCTCGTGGCCGACCTCTCGCAGCACCTCACGCTCGAGCCCGGTGACGTCATCCTCACCGGCACGCCGGCCGGGTCGTCCGTCGTCGAGCCGGGCGACGTCGTCGAGGTCGAGGTCGACGCCCCGACGGCGCCCGGCGCGCCGTCGAGCGGCCGGCTCGTCACGACGGTGACGGCCGGCACGACGCCGTTCGGCGACTTCGGCGCGCAGCCCGCGGTCGACGACGTCCAGCGCGCCGAGGCCTACGGCACCGCCACGCCGCCCGCCACGGCGGACGAGCCCGCGTTCGAGCTCACGGACGCCCACCGGGCGCGCTTCGCGAAGGTCGCCGTCGCGACGCTGTCGGTGGCCCTGCGCCGGCGCGGCTACCACGACGTCTTCGTCGAGGGCGTGCGGTCGAACCGGCCGGGCGCCCGGTTCGTCGGCCGGGCCCGCACGCTGCGGTTCGTGCCGCACCGCCCCGACCTGTTCGCGCGCCGCGGCGGCGGCTTCAACGCCCAGAAGCGGGCGTTCGACACCGTCGGCGAGGGCGAGGTCCTCGTGATCGAGGCGCGCGGCGAGCGCGGCACCGGCACGGTCGGCGACGTCCTGGCCCTGCGCGCGCAGGTGCGCGGGGCCGCCGCGATCGTCACCGACGGCGGCGTGCGCGACTTCGACGCCGTGGCCCGGATCGACGTCCCGGTCTTCTCGGCCGGCCCCCATCCCTCGGTGCTCGGGCGCCGGCACGTGCCGTGGGAGACCGACGTGACGATCGCGTGCGGCGGCGCCGCGGTCGAGCCCGGCGACGTCGTCGTGGGCGACGGCGACGGCGTGATCGTCATCCCGCCGGCCCTCGTCGAGGAGGTGCTCGCCGAGGCCGAGGAGACCGAGGCGCAGGACGCGTGGGTCGCCGCCCGTGTCGCCGAGGGCGAGTCCGTCGACGGCCTGTTCCCGATGGACGCCGCGTGGCGCGCCCGGTACGAGCGCGAGACGGGTGGTGCCGGGTGAGCGCGGAGAGCAAGTCGCAGCAGGCGTACCGCTACCTGCGCGAGCGCATCGACGACGGGCGCTTCGTGCCCGGCTACCGGCTCGTGCTGGCCCAGCTCGCCGCGGAGCTCGGCGTCTCCGTGGTGCCCGTGCGCGAGGCGGTCCGCCGCCTCGAGGCCGAGGGCCTCGTGACGTTCGAGCGCAACGTCGGCGCGAAGGTCTCGCTCGTCAAGGAGACCGAGTACCTGCACACGATGCAGACGCTCGCGCTCGTCGAGGGCTACGCGACGGCACTGTCGGCGCCGTACCTCACGGGCGAGCAGCTCGGGCGCGCCCGCGCGATCAACGACGAGATGCGCCGCAGCCTCGACGAGTTCGACCCGCACCGGTTCACCGAGCTCAACCGCGACTTCCACTCCGTGCTGTTCGAGCCGTGCCCCAACCCGCACGTGCTCGACCTGGTGCACCGCGGCTGGAACCGCATGAAGGTGCTGCGCGACTCGTCGTTCAGCTTCGTCCCCGGCCGCGCGCGCGAGTCCGTCGCCGAGCACGACCGGCTCGTCGAGCTCGTGGCGTCGGGCGCCGACGCCACCGAGCTCGAGCTCGCCGCGCGGCGCCACCGCACCGCGACGCTCGACGCGGTCCTCGCCTACCAGGCCGCGCGCAAGCCACCGACCCCCTCGCCCCGCGACGACGCCACCCTCGCCGGGTGACGGCCGACCACGACGGAAGGACCACGCTCATGACCCTGCACCGCCCCGAGGGCCTGCCGGACCGCATTCGCCACTACGTCGACGGCGAGAGCGTCGACTCGCTCGGCGGCGAGACGTTCGACGTGCTCGAGCCCGTGACCAACCAGACGTACGTCCAGGCCGCGGCCGGGCAGAAGGCCGACGTCGACCGTGCCGTCGCCGCCGCCCGGCGCGCGTTCGTCGAGGGCCCCTGGCCGCGCATGCTCCCGCGCGAGCGCTCGCGCGTGCTGCACCGCATCGCCGACATCGTCGAGTCCCGCGACGCCCGCCTCGCCGAGCTCGAGTCCTTCGACTCGGGCCTGCCGATCACCCAGGCGCTCGGCCAGGCCCGCCGAGCGGCCGAGAACTTCCGGTTCTTCGCCGACCTGATCGTGGCCCAGGCCGACGACACCTACAAGGTGCCCGGCAGGCAGATCAACTACGTCAACCGCAAGCCGATCGGCGTCGCCGGCCTCATCACGCCGTGGAACACGCCGTTCATGCTCGAGTCGTGGAAGCTGGCCCCCGCGCTCGCGACGGGCAACACGGTCGTCCTCAAGCCGGCCGAGTTCACGCCGCTGTCCGCATCGCTGTGGGGCGGGATCTTCGAGGAGGCCGGGCTGCCGCGCGGCGTCTTCAACCTCGTCCACGGGCTCGGCGAGGAGGCGGGCGACGCGCTCGTCAAGCACCCCGACGTCCCGCTCGTCTCCTTCACGGGCGAGAGCCGCACCGGGCAGCTGATCTTCGCCAACGCCGCCCCGCACCTCAAGGGCCTGTCCATGGAGCTGGGCGGCAAGTCTCCCGCGATCGTGTTCGCCGACGCCGACCTCGAGGCCGCGATCGACGCGACGATCTTCGGCGTCTTCTCGCTCAACGGGGAGCGCTGCACCGCCGGCAGCCGCATCCTCGTCGAGCGGTCCGTGTACGACGAGTTCGTCGAGCGGTACGCCGCGCAGGCCGAGCGCGTCGTCGTCGGCTACCCGCACGACCCGGCGACCGAGGTCGGCACGCTCGTGCACCCGGAGCACTTCGCCAAGGTCATGAGCTACGTCGAGCTGGGCAAGGCCGAGGGCCGCCTCGTCGCGGGCGGCGGCCGGCCCGAGGGCTTCGAGTCGGGCAACTTCGTGGCGCCGACGGTGTTCGCCGACGTCAAGCCCGACGCCCGCATCTTCCAGGAGGAGATCTTCGGGCCCGTCGTCGCGATCACGCCGTTCGACACCGAGGCCGAGGCCCTCGAGCTCGCCAACGCGACGAGGTACGGCCTGGCCGCGTACGTGTGGACCAACGACCTCAAGCGCGCGCACACCTTCGCCCAGGCGGTCGAGGCCGGCATGGTCTGGCTCAACTCGAACAACGTGCGCGACCTGCGCACCCCGTTCGGCGGCGTCAAGGCCTCGGGCCTGGGCCACGAGGGCGGGTACCGCTCGATCGACTTCTACACCCACCAGCAGGCCGTGCACATCACGCTCGGCAAGGTCCACAACCCCACGTTCGGCAAGGGCGGGCAGCCCTCGCACTGACCGCACTCGACGAACCGACTCCGCACCATCTCGCGCAAGGACGCCGACATGAGCATCATCAGCCCCGACTCCCCCGAGCCCGTGGTCACCGACACCGACCCGATCCGTGCCGTCGACCCCATCCCGACGCCCACCTCCCCGCCGCCGGACGTCGTGCGGTGCGCGTCGATGGAGCTCGTCGTGACGGACCTCGAGGCCAGCCGCCGCTTCTACGTCGACGTGCTGGACCTCGTCGTCACCGAGGAGGACTCCGAGACCGTCTACCTGCGCAGCCTCGAGGAGTTCATCCACCACAACCTCATCCTGCGCAAGGGACCGGTCCCGGCCGTCGCGGCGTTCAGCTACCGGGTGCGCACGCCCGAGGACCTCGACCGGGCCGTCGCCTTCTACTCCGAGCTCGGCTGCCGGGTGGAGCGCCGCGCGGAGGGCTGGGTCAAGGGCCTCGGCGACACGGTGCGGGTCACCGACCCGCTCGGGTTCCCCTACGAGTTCTTCCACGACGTCGAGCACGTCGAGCGCCTCGCGTGGCGCTACGACCTGCACACCCCCGGCGCGCTCGTGCGCCTGGACCACTTCAACCAGGTCACGCCCGACGTGCCGCGCGCCGTGAAGTACATGGAGGACCTCGGCTTCCGCGTCACGGAGGACATCCAGGACGAGGAGGGCACGACGTACGCCGCGTGGATGCGCCGCAAGCCCACGGTGCACGACACCGCGATGACGGGCGGCGACGGCCCGCGCATGCACCACGTCGCGTTCGCGACGCACGAGAAGCACAACATCATCGCGATCTGCGACAAGCTCGGCGCGCTGCGGATGTCCGACGCGATCGAGCGCGGTCCCGGCCGGCACGGCGTGTCGAACGCGTTCTACCTCTACCTGCGCGACCCGGACGGGCACCGCGTCGAGATCTACACCCAGGACTACTGGACGGGCGACCCCGACAACCCCGTGGTCACGTGGGACGTGCACGACAACCAGCGCCGCGACTGGTGGGGCAACCCCGTGGTGCCGAGCTGGTACACCGACGCCTCCCTCGTGCTCGACCTCGACGGCAACCCGCAGCCCCTGACCCGGCGCACCGACACGAGCGAGATGGCCGTGACGATCGGCGCCGACGGGTTCTCGTACACGCGCAAGGGCGACACCGAGCGCGGGTTCAAGCTGGGGAACACGCTGTGAGCACGGGGCCGGCGGCGCCGTCGGGCGGGCGCACGCTCGACGACGACGCCGTCGCCGCGATCGCCGACGAGCTCGCCGAGGCCGAGCGCACCCGCACCCCCGTGCCGCTGCTCACCGCGCGGCACGCCGGGATGACCGTCGAGGACGCCTACGCCGTCCAGCGCACCTGGCGCGACCGCGGCGTCGCGCGCGGCCGGCGGCTCGTGGGCCACAAGATCGGGCTCACCTCCAAGGTCATGCAGGCCGCGACCGGCATCACCGAGCCCGACTACGGCGTCATCTTCGACGACATGGTGCTCGAGTCCGGGACGGTCGTGCCGCACGCGTCGTTCTCGAACGTGCGCGTCGAGGTCGAGCTCGCGTTCGTGCTGGCCGAGCCGCTCGCGGGGCCGGACGTCACGGTGTTCGACGTGCTGAGGGCCACCGACCGCGTCGTGCCCGCGCTCGAGATCCTCGACGCGCGCGTCGAGATGGCCGGGCGCACCATCGTCGACACGATCTCGGACAACGCCGCGATGGGCGCGATGGTCCTGGGCGGCCGGCCCGTGCGGGTCGACGACGTCGACCTGCGGTGGGTCTCCGCGCTGCTGTACCGGAACGAGACGATCGAGGAGTCGGGCGTCGCCGCGGCGGTGCTCGGCCACCCCGCCAACGGCGTGGCCTGGCTCGCGAACAAGCTCGCGGCGCACGGCGACACGCTGGCCGCGGGTGAGATCGTGCTGTCCGGGTCGTTCACCCGGCCGACGTGGGTCCACCCGGGTGACACCGTCCACGCCGACTACGGAACCCTGGGAGCCGTGACATGCCGATTCAGCTGACGCCCGACCGCTCGCTCGCCGCGATGATCGCCGAGACCGACCGACCGCTCGTCGGCGCCTGGTCGAGCCTCGGCTCGTCGCTCGCCGCCGAGATCCTCGCGGGCAGCGGGCTCGACGTCGTCGTGGTCGACGGCGAGCACGGGCCCAACGACCTCACGACGATCCTCGGCCAGCTGCAGGCGACGGCTGCCTACCCCGTCGCCACGCTCGTGCGCGTGCCGTACGGCGACCCGGTCGTCCTCAAGCAGGTGCTCGACCTCGGGGCGACGAACGTCCTGGTCCCCATGGTCGACGGCGTCGAGCAGGCCGAGGGCGTCGTGCGCGCCGTACGGTACCCGCCGGCGGGGATCCGCGGCGTGGGCAGCGCCCTGGCCCGCTCGGCGCGGTGGAACCGCGTGCCCGACTACGTCACGACCGCCGACGCGGGCGTCACGCTCGTCGTGCAGCTCGAGACGCGCGCCGCCGTCGCGGACGCGCGCGAGATCGCCGCGGTCGACGGCGTCGACGCCGTGCTCGTCGGTCCCGCGGACCTCGCCGCGTCGATGGGGCACCCCGGCGAGCAGGAGCACCCGGACGTCGTGGACGCCGTCCTCGCGACGGTCGCCGCGTGCCGGGACGTCGGCACGCCCGTCGGGGTCAACGCGTTCACGCCCGCGATGGCCGACCGGTACCTCGACGCGGGCGCCGCGTTCGTGCTCGTCGGCGCGGACGCCCTCCTCATCGCGCGCGGCGCCGAGGCCCTGGCCGAGCGGTACGCGCGCTGAGCCTGGCAGGCTCGGCCCATGAAGATCGTCGTCGCCGGCGGGTCCGGCACCCTGGGCCGCACGCTGTCGCGCGACCTGGCCGGCCGCGGCCACGAGGTCGTCGTCCTGACCCGCTCCCCCGGCCGGGCCGACTACGGCACCGACCCCGTGCGCGAGGTCGCCTGGGACGCCCGCACGGTCGGCCCGTGGGCCGACGAGCTGCGCCCCGGCACGGGCGTGGCGCTCGTGAACCTGGCCGGCAGGCTCGTCGACGCCCGGCCGACCCGCGAGAACGTCGCGGCGCTGCGCGACTCGCGCGTGGATGCCACCCGCGCGCTCGTCGGCGCGGCCGCGCGGCTCGGCACGCCCGTCGAGCGCTGGCTCCAGGCGTCGACGACCGCCGTCTACTCCGACGCCGGCGAGGCGAGGCTGACCGAGTCGAGCCCCGTGCCCGACGACGGGCTCCCCCAGATGACGGGCGTCGCCCGGCCGTGGGAGGAGGCGGCGTCGGGCGCCGACGCGCGGCACCTCGTCGTGCTGCGCACGTCCATCGTGCTCGACGCCGGCACCCCGGCCCTGGACCGGCTGCTGCTCCTGGTCCGCCTGGGGGTGGGCGGCACGGTCGGGCGAGGCGACCAGTGGTTCAGCTGGATCCACGTCGACGACTGGCTCGCGATCGCCCGGGCCGCGCTCGGTCTCGACCCGGAGCTCGAGCTGCCGGACGGGCCGGTGATCGCCGCGGCACCGCACCCGGTGCGCAACCGCGACCTCATGGCCGCCCTGCGGCGCGTCTCCGGGCGCCGCTTCGGGATCCCCACGCCCGTGCCTCTCGTCCGGCTGGGCGCCGTCGTCCTGCGGACCGACCCGCTGCTCGCCCTCACCGGGCGGCACACGACGTCCGAGGTGCTGGACCGGGCGGGGTTCCGCTTCCGGTTCCCCACGCTCGACGACGCGCTGGCGGACCTGCTCGGGTGACCGGCGGCCCGTCGCCGCCTCCGTCGTTCACCGTGTCCTCGATCAACCGTCGACCCGGATACATGCCCCCGTCAACGGATCGTCGGGGCGTGTTCACGTTCCGCTGTGAGCGTGGCGAGCGGCCGGCCGAGCGGCCGGCGACGACCCGACAGGAGGCACGTGACCGTGAGAAGCAGATCTCTGGTGCGCCGCCAGACCCGCCTGACCGCCACCGCCGTCACCCTCGTCGTGGGGGGCGCCTCGCTCGTCCCCGCCGCCGCGAGCGCCGCCGACGCCGCGACGGGCCCGTCCTGGGCCGAGACCGCCTACCGCGGCGGCGTCCACGTCGTCGAGGGGCCGGACGAGGACCAGAGCACCGTCGACGGCACCGTGTTCGTGGACAAGGACCGCGACTCCGTCCAGGACGCGAACGAGCCGGGCCTCGCCGGGGTGACCGTGTCCAACGGACGCGACGTCACCACGACCGACGCCCACGGCCGGTACGAGCTGCCCGCCTTCGACAACATGACCGTCTTCGTCACCCAGCCGCGCGGGTACCAGGTGCCCGTCGACGAGGACAACGTGGCCCAGTTCTTCTACCACCACCTGCCGTCCGGCTCCCCGGAGCTGCGGTACGGCGGGATCGCGCCGACCGGCGAGCTGCCCGACGAGGTGAACTTCCCGCTCGCCAAGAGCACGCTCACGCAGTCGCCCGAGCAGCACTGCGTCGTCGGCGCCGACGTGCAGACGTACGACCTGGAGGAGGTCGAGTTCGCCCGCAACGGCGTCTTCGCCGACCTCGCCGGACGCACGGACTACGCCGGCTGCGGCGCCCTGTTCATCGGCGACGTCGTGGGCGACGACCTGTCGCTGTACGCGCAGACGCGCGAGCTCACGCGCATGCTCAACGGCCCGGCCCGCTTCCTGCCGGGCAACCACGACCTCGACTTCGACTCGCCCGAGCCGGAGCACAACTTCGACACCTTCCGCGCGAAGCTCGGTCCGGCGTACTACTCGTACGACGTCGGCAAGGCGCACGTCGTCGCCCTCAACACGGTCGAGTACCCGACGGTCGTGCCGCCCAGCAAGAGCAGCTACACGAACGGCATCGACGAGCAGCAGCTCGAGTGGCTCCGCAACGACATCGCCCAGGTGCCCATGGACCGGCCGATCGTCCTCGCGGCCCACATGCCGCTGCTCGAGTTCTTCTACAGCAGCTCTCACCGGGTGAAGCAGGTCAAGGAGGTCTACGAGATCCTCGAGGGCCGCACCGTCGTCTCCGTCGGCGGGCACACCCACGTCTCGGAGAACCTGCGCGAGGGCGACCTCATGGCCGGCTGGACCGACGTCGTCGGCGAGGAGGGCCTGCCGTTCCCGCACCTGACGGTCGGCGCGGTCTCCGGCCACTGGTACTCGGGCCAGGTCCTCGAGGAGGGCTACCCGACGACGCTCCAGCGCGACGGCACGCCTCCCGGCGTCCTCACGCTCGACATCAAGAACGCCCAGATCCGCGAGCGCTACACGGTCCGCGGCGACGACGGGTCCGACCAGATGGCGGTCGGCCTCAACACGCCCCGGTACCGCGCTTGGTACGCCGAGAACGTGAGCGTCCCTCGCGGCACCGCCCCGGCGCTGGAGGACCCGCTCACGGTGACGCGCGACGACCTCGCGGGCACCACGTGGCTCACCGCGAACGTCTGGATGGGCTCGACCGGATCGACGGTCGCCGTCTCGCTCGACGGCGGCGAGCCCGTCGAGGCCGTCCGCACGCAGCAGATGCAGGGCGAGAGCCCGCGCGTCGGCGCCGAGTGGTCGGACCCGGTGGCGATCCAGGAGCAGTTCGTCCACGGCGGCGGGCTGGCCGACCGCACCATGCACCTGTGGCGCCTCGAGCTTCCCGCCGACCTCGCCGCCGGCGAGCACACCGCCGAGGTGACGACGACGGACGTCCACGGGCGCACCTTCACCGAGTCGCTGACCTTCGAGGTCGTCGAGTAGCACCGCCGTGGCCGGGCAGGGCGCGGGACGGCGCCCTGCCCGGCCGCTCGCGCTCGTCGGCGCCGCGGTCAGCGTCGGCGGCGGATCGTCCGGCCGAGCCAGACCAAGGGGTCGTAGCGCTGACCGGCCACGCGCTCCTTCATGGGGATGAGCGCGTTGTCGGTGATCTTGATGCCCTCGGGGCACACCTCGGTGCAGCACTTGGTGATGTTGCACCGGCCCAGGCCGTGCTCGTCCTGCGCCGCGGAGACGCGGTCCGAGACGTCGAGCGGGTGCATCTCGAGCTCGGCGACCCGCATGAGGAAGCGCGGGCCGGCGAACGCCCTCTTGTTCTCCTCGTGGTCGCGCACGACGTGGCACGTGTCCTGGCACAGGAAGCACTCGATGCACTTGCGGAACTCCTGCGACCGCTGGACGTCGGCCTGGCTCATCCGGTACTCGCCCGGCGCGAGGTCGATCGGGGGCGTGAACGACAGGATCTCGCGGGCCTTCTCGTAGTTGTACGACACGTCGGTCACGAGGTCGCGGATCACCGGGAACGTCCGCATGGGCGTCACGGTCACCACGTCGTCGGGGGCGAACAGCGACATCCGGGTCATGCACAGCAGCCGTGGGCGGCCGTTGATCTCCGCCGAGCACGACCCGCACTTGCCCGCCTTGCAGTTCCACCGCACCGCCAGGTCGGGCGCCTGGGTGGCCTGGAGCCGGTGGATGACGTCGAGCACGACCTCGCCCTCGTTGACCTCGACGTCGAAGTCGACGAGCTCGCCGCCGACCGAGCTGCCGCGCCACACGCGGAACCGCCCCGTGTAGCTCATGCGGCGCCTCCTTCGGGATGGGCCGTCAGCTCGGCGGGGGTGTAGTACTTCTCGAGCTCGGTGAGGTCGAACAGCGCGAGCAGGTCCTCGCGCATGGGGGCGCGCTCCGCGACCTCGACCTCGACACGCGGCACCGCGAGACCGTCGGCCGCCTCGCCGGGGACGCAGCGGGTCACGAGCACCCGGTGGCGCCACTCCGGGTCGAGCATCGGGTGGTCGTCGCGGGTGTGCCCGCCGCGGCTCTCGGTGCGCATCAGCGCCGAGGACGCGACCGCCTCGCTCACCATGAGCATGTTCCGCAGGTCCAGCGCCAGGTGCCAGCCGGGGTTGTACTGCCGGTGGCCCTCGACGACGACGTGGCGCAGGCGCGCCCGCAGCTCGCCGAGCCGCTCGAGCGCCTCGGTCATCTCGTCCTCCGTGCGGATGATGCCCACGAGGTCGTTCATGACGCCCTGCAGCTCGGCGTGCAGCGTGTACGGGTTCTCGGCCCGGGCGCCGCGCGAGGGCGGGTCGAAGGGCGCGAGCGCCGTGCGCGCGGCCGCCTCGACGTCGCGGTCGCGCCGCGACGGGCGCCTGGCGAGCCCGGTGACGTAGTCGGCCGCGCCGAGGCCCGCGCGTCGGCCGAACACGAGCAGGTCCGACAGCGAGTTGCCCCCGAGCCGGTTCGAGCCGTGCATGCCGCCCGCGCACTCCCCCGCCGCGAACAGGCCCGGCACGCTCGACTGCCCCGTGTCCGGGTCGACGTCGATCCCGCCCATGACGTAGTGGCACGTCGGGCCCACCTCCATGGGCTCGGCCGTGATGTCGACGTCGGCCAGCTCCTTGAACTGGTGGTACATCGACGGCAGGCGCCGCTTGATCTCCTCGGCCGGCATGCGGCTCGCGATGTCGAGGAACACTCCCCCGTGCGGCGAGCCGCGCCCTTCCTTGACCTCCGTGTTGATCGCCCGCGCCACCTCGTCGCGGGGCAGCAGGTCGGGCGTGCGACGGTTGTTGTCCTGGTCGGTGTACCAGCGGTCGGCCTCGTCCTCCGTCTGGGCGTACTGGCCCTTGAAGACGTCCGGCACGTACCGGAACATGAACCGGTCCCCGTCGGAGTTGCGCAGCACGCCGCCGTCGCCGCGCACGCCCTCCGTCACGAGGATGCCCTTGACGCTGGGCGGCCACACCATGCCCGTCGGGTGGAACTGGACGAACTCCATGTCGACGAGGCCGGCGCCGGCGCGCAGGGCGAGCGCGTGGCCGTCGCCCGTGTACTCCCAGGAGTTCGACGTCACCTTGAACGACTTGCCGATCCCGCCGGTGGCGAGCACGACCGCGGGCGCGGAGAACTCCACGAACCGGCCGGTCTCCCGCCAGTACCCGAACGCGCCGGCGATCGCGCCGTCGTCGTCGGTCAGCAGCTCGGTGACCGTGCACTCGGCGAACACGCGCAGGCGCGACTCGTAGTCGCCGGTCGCGAAGTAGTCGGCCCGCTGCAGCGCCACGACGCGCTGCTGGAGCGTGCGGATGAGCTCGAGGCCGGTCCGGTCGCCGACGTGCGCGAGCCGCGGGTAGGTGTGGCCGCCGAAGTTGCGCTGGCTGATCCGGCCGTCGGGCGTGCGGTCGAAGAGCGCCCCCCAGGCCTCCAGCTCCCAGACGCGGTCGGGCGCCTCCTTCGCGTGCAGCTCGGCCATCCGCCAGCTGTTGAGGAACTTCCCGCCGCGCATCGTGTCGCGGAAATGCACCTGCCACGAGTCCTTCTCGGCGACGTTGCCCATCGCCGCGGCGCAGCCGCCCTCGGCCATCACGGTGTGCGCCTTGCCGAACAGCGACTTGCAGACGATCCCGGTGCGCAGGCCGCGCTCGCGCGCCTCGATCGCCGCGCGCAGCCCGGCCCCGCCCGCGCCGACGACGAGGACGTCGTACTCGTGCCGTTCGATCGTGGTCACCGAGGTGCTCCTATCCGACGATCCGCAGGTCGGTGATCGTCCCGCGCGCGACGAGCATCACGTACAGGTCGGTGAGGATCAGCGTGCCGAGCGTGATCCACGCGAACTGCATGTGCCTCGTGTTGAGCGCGGAGACCTTGGTCCAGAACCAGTACCGCACGGGGTGCTTCGAGAAGTGCGTGAGGCGCCCGCCCATCACGTGCCGGCACGAGTGGCACGAGAGCGTGTAGCACCACAGCAGGACGACGTTGACGAGCAGCACGAGGTTGCCGACGCCGACGACGAACCCGTCGGTCGGGTGCCGGAACGCGACGATCGCGT contains:
- a CDS encoding calcineurin-like phosphoesterase family protein: MRRQTRLTATAVTLVVGGASLVPAAASAADAATGPSWAETAYRGGVHVVEGPDEDQSTVDGTVFVDKDRDSVQDANEPGLAGVTVSNGRDVTTTDAHGRYELPAFDNMTVFVTQPRGYQVPVDEDNVAQFFYHHLPSGSPELRYGGIAPTGELPDEVNFPLAKSTLTQSPEQHCVVGADVQTYDLEEVEFARNGVFADLAGRTDYAGCGALFIGDVVGDDLSLYAQTRELTRMLNGPARFLPGNHDLDFDSPEPEHNFDTFRAKLGPAYYSYDVGKAHVVALNTVEYPTVVPPSKSSYTNGIDEQQLEWLRNDIAQVPMDRPIVLAAHMPLLEFFYSSSHRVKQVKEVYEILEGRTVVSVGGHTHVSENLREGDLMAGWTDVVGEEGLPFPHLTVGAVSGHWYSGQVLEEGYPTTLQRDGTPPGVLTLDIKNAQIRERYTVRGDDGSDQMAVGLNTPRYRAWYAENVSVPRGTAPALEDPLTVTRDDLAGTTWLTANVWMGSTGSTVAVSLDGGEPVEAVRTQQMQGESPRVGAEWSDPVAIQEQFVHGGGLADRTMHLWRLELPADLAAGEHTAEVTTTDVHGRTFTESLTFEVVE
- a CDS encoding succinate dehydrogenase/fumarate reductase iron-sulfur subunit translates to MSYTGRFRVWRGSSVGGELVDFDVEVNEGEVVLDVIHRLQATQAPDLAVRWNCKAGKCGSCSAEINGRPRLLCMTRMSLFAPDDVVTVTPMRTFPVIRDLVTDVSYNYEKAREILSFTPPIDLAPGEYRMSQADVQRSQEFRKCIECFLCQDTCHVVRDHEENKRAFAGPRFLMRVAELEMHPLDVSDRVSAAQDEHGLGRCNITKCCTEVCPEGIKITDNALIPMKERVAGQRYDPLVWLGRTIRRRR
- a CDS encoding fumarate reductase/succinate dehydrogenase flavoprotein subunit encodes the protein MTTIERHEYDVLVVGAGGAGLRAAIEARERGLRTGIVCKSLFGKAHTVMAEGGCAAAMGNVAEKDSWQVHFRDTMRGGKFLNSWRMAELHAKEAPDRVWELEAWGALFDRTPDGRISQRNFGGHTYPRLAHVGDRTGLELIRTLQQRVVALQRADYFATGDYESRLRVFAECTVTELLTDDDGAIAGAFGYWRETGRFVEFSAPAVVLATGGIGKSFKVTSNSWEYTGDGHALALRAGAGLVDMEFVQFHPTGMVWPPSVKGILVTEGVRGDGGVLRNSDGDRFMFRYVPDVFKGQYAQTEDEADRWYTDQDNNRRTPDLLPRDEVARAINTEVKEGRGSPHGGVFLDIASRMPAEEIKRRLPSMYHQFKELADVDITAEPMEVGPTCHYVMGGIDVDPDTGQSSVPGLFAAGECAGGMHGSNRLGGNSLSDLLVFGRRAGLGAADYVTGLARRPSRRDRDVEAAARTALAPFDPPSRGARAENPYTLHAELQGVMNDLVGIIRTEDEMTEALERLGELRARLRHVVVEGHRQYNPGWHLALDLRNMLMVSEAVASSALMRTESRGGHTRDDHPMLDPEWRHRVLVTRCVPGEAADGLAVPRVEVEVAERAPMREDLLALFDLTELEKYYTPAELTAHPEGGAA